One window of the Cuculus canorus isolate bCucCan1 chromosome 13, bCucCan1.pri, whole genome shotgun sequence genome contains the following:
- the SDR42E1 gene encoding short-chain dehydrogenase/reductase family 42E member 1, which translates to MEPGHAAKDTVLITGGGGYFGFRLGCAIYQKGVDVILFDVMKPLPTMPDGIKFLQGDVCCLSEVEKALRDVICVFHIASYGMSGREQLNRKLIEDVNVKGTENVIQACKSTGVLSLIYTSTYNVVFGGQVIENGDESLPYLPLHLHPDHYSRTKSLAEMKVLEANGAELGNGKGVLRTCALRPAGIYGPGEQRHLPRIVSYIERGLFKFVYGDPLSLVEFVHVDNLVQAHILASEALKANKKHIAAGQAYFISDGRPVNNFEFFRPLVEGLGYKFPTCRLPLSLVYFFAFLTEIVHFLVGHVYNFQPLLTRTEVYKTGVTHYFSMEKAKKELGYEPQQYSLNEVVEWFRSQGCGPKPRMYTIMHLVRDGGLLLLLIAVMVSWFPSALTFSL; encoded by the exons ATGGAACCAGGACACGCTGCCAAGGACACAGTCCTCATCACGGGAGGAGGCGGGTATTTTGGCTTCCG GTTAGGTTGTGCCATATACCAAAAGGGAGTTGATGTGATTCTCTTTGATGTCATGAAGCCACTTCCAACGATGCCAGACGGAATAAAGTTCCTGCAAGGGGATGTCTGTTGCCTGTCTGAAGTCGAAAAGGCTCTTAGAGATGTAATCTGCGTATTCCATATCGCTTCCTATGGAATGtctggcagggagcagctgaaCCGAAAACTTATAGAAGACGTTAAtgtgaaaggaacagaaaatgtcatCCAAGCCTGCAAGAGCACTGGAGTGTTGAGTCTGATTTATACGAGCACATATAATGTGGTATTTGGAGGCCAGGTTATAGAAAATGGGGATGAATCTCTGCCTTACCTACCTCTTCACCTTCACCCAGATCACTACTCCCGGACCAAATCTTTAGCTGAGATGAAGGTGCTGGAGGCAAACGGTGCTGAGCTTGGAAATGGGAAAGGTGTGTTAAGGACTTGTGCTCTCCGACCAGCAGGCATCTATGGGCCTGGAGAGCAAAGACATCTTCCAAGAATAGTTAGTTACATCGAAAGAGGACTGTTTAAATTTGTATATGGAGATCCTCTTAGTTTAGTAGAATTTGTACATGTAGACAATCTAGTTCAGGCTCATATCCTTGCCTCTGAGGCCCTCAAAGCCAACAAAAAGCACATAGCTGCAGGCCAAgcctattttatttcagatggcAGGCCTGTAAATAACTTTGAATTTTTCCGACCATTAGTGGAAGGTTTGGGTTACAAATTCCCAACCTGCcgtcttcctctctcccttgtCTATTTTTTTGCATTCCTTACTGAAATAGTTCATTTTCTTGTCGGTCATGTTTATAAttttcagccgctcctcactCGCACAGAGGTTTACAAAACTGGTGTCACACATTATTTTAGCATGGAGAAGGCCAAAAAAGAGCTGGGGTATGAGCCTCAGCAATACAGCCTGAATGAAGTGGTTGAGTGGTTTAGATCTCAGGGATGTGGACCAAAGCCCAGAATGTACACCATTATGCATCTTGTTAGGGATGGAGGATTGCTCTTGCTGCTGATTGCTGTGATGGTCTCATGGTTTCCATCTGCACTTACTTTTTCGCTCTGA